A single genomic interval of Pyrus communis chromosome 5, drPyrComm1.1, whole genome shotgun sequence harbors:
- the LOC137735673 gene encoding protein REBELOTE-like has translation MGKLGKKARKFSKKNLQSVLRKNRKLNSKFNKRRTSKNGGKEDSGKEQKGDAVELSNARNTEGIYTEDTPLDAIFSEDENDVFGDDSDSDGYLSEDSSDLHLAHSETENSQEGNFGSSGSDLSVQNREIQLELVKKMKKLDKLKEKDPDFSNFLENYNKRSEQFRNKKYADEDEMSEDDMQPENVDGVNTHGSKLLTSSAIDSLCQLVKEHQSVPALTSLLNGYRAACHYGAETTSVFNADSCRGIQNSEAFCKILMVMLNEADNVFRGLLGISTSNPKKEKSLDLSKNSKWNTLKPLIKSYLRSTLLLLNEVNDSEIMAFSLARIRASMIIFVAFPSLLRRLIKLAVHLWATGKGTISSLSFLIIRDVASVFRSDCFDTCFINTYKSFIGHCQFMEPVIFQHVQFLRNSFVELCSVDLQKASSKAIVSIKQLSKILKQGLLTKKKEAVKKICGWQYTSCIDLWVTFISANIPDHDPQPLLFMLIQIINGVAVLFSGPRYLPLRVKCIQWLNQLASSSGIFIPIASLVVDILEYKIGKDVGKPGKDTNIMCSVKFPKNWLKSRNFQEQCVVSVIELLSAHFAQWSYHISFPDLATIPLVRLRKFHEITTIESFKRIVKRFIDQVEQNIEFVRKKRDEVPFSPKDQQSVESFLQLERHSGNTPFAQYYKSIIDKAASRNLALFEKFSEVEKINKKTQKKTKQPQNDKVTQGANGKHSEKRKANASINGSRQGKMRRKEKSES, from the exons ATGGGCAAGCTGGGGAAGAAGGCGAGGAAGTTCTCGAAGAAGAATCTTCAGTCCGTTCTCAGAAAAAACCGCAAGTTGAATTCCAAGTTCAACAAAAGGAGAACTTCCAAGA ATGGTGGGAAAGAAGATAGTGGTAAAGAACAGAAAGGGGACGCAGTGGAGTTGTCTAACGCAAG AAATACTGAAGGAATCTACACAGAAGACACTCCTCTTGATGCGATATTCAGCGAAGATGAGAATGATGTGTTTGGAGATGATTCAGACAGTGATGGGTATCTTTCTGAG GACTCAAGTGATCTGCATCTAGCTCATAGTGAAACTGAGAATTCTCAAGAAG GAAATTTTGGCAGTAGTGGTAGTGATTTATCTGTGCAGAACAGGGAAATTCAACTTGAACttgtgaagaaaatgaaaaaattagacaaattgaaggaaaag GACCCAGATTTTTCTAACTTTCTTGAAAACTATAATAAGCGGTCTGAACAGTTCAGAAACAAAAAG TATGCTGATGAGGATGAGATGAGCGAGGATGATATGCAGCCAGAGAATGTTGATGGTGTTAACACTCACGGAAGCAAGTTGTTGACCAGCTCTGCCATTGATTCATTGTGTCAACTAGTCAAAGAGCATCAAAGTGTGCCTGCGCTTACTAGTCTATTAAATGGGTACCGTGCTGCATGCCACTATGGAGCTGAAACAACCAGTGTCTTTAATGCTGATTCTTGTCGTGGAATTCAGAACAGTGAAGCCTTTTGCAAGATATTGATGGTCATGCTTAATGAGGCTGATAATGTATTTAGGGGGCTACTGGGGATATCAACCTCCAATCCcaagaaagagaagagtttgGACTTGAGCAAGAATTCAAAATGGAATACTCTTAAGCCACTGATAAAATCGTATTTGAGGAGTACCCTTTTACTACTGAATGAGGTTAATGATTCTGAGATAATGGCCTTCTCCTTAGCACGGATCAGAGCTTCTATGATAATTTTTGTTGCTTTCCCTTCGTTGCTTCGCAGACTTATCAAG CTTGCTGTTCATCTGTGGGCAACAGGGAAAGGGACTATATCGTCTCTATCCTTTCTCATCATACGCGATGTGGCATCTGTGTTTCGCTCTGATTGTTTTGACACCTGCTTTATTAACACATATAAATCATTTATTGGTCATTGCCAATTTATGGAGCCTGTTATATTTCAACACGTACAGTTTCTAAGGAACTCCTTTGTTGAGCTATGCTCTGTGGATCTGCAGAAAGCATCTAGTAAAGCAATCGTGTCCATCAAGCAACTTTCTAAAATACTGAAGCAGGGTCTGCTGACAAAGAAGAAG GAAGCTGTCAAGAAGATATGCGGTTGGCAATACACTAGTTGCATTGATCTATGGGTTACGTTTATATCAGCCAACATACCTGATCATGATCCCCAGCCGTTGCTCTTTATGTTAATTCAGATTATAAACGGAGTGGCTGTCTTGTTTTCTGGACCTAGATATTTGCCTTTAAGAGTCAAATGCATTCAATGGTTAAATCAGCTCGCGTCTTCCTCAGGAATTTTTATTCCTATTGCCTCTTTAGTGGTGGATATTTTGGAATATAAAATTGGCAAGGATGTTGGTAAACCTGGAAAAGACACCAATATTATGTGTTCTGTAAAG TTTCCAAAGAATTGGTTAAAATCGAGGAACTTTCAAGAACAGTGTGTTGTATCTGTTATCGAACTGCTTTCAGCACATTTTGCTCAGTGGAGCTATCATATTTCTTTTCCTGATCTGGCGACTATTCCCCTTGTCCGCTTGAGGAAGTTCCACGAGATAACTACTATAGAGAGTTTCAAGCGTATAGTGAAGCGCTTTATTGATCAG GTGGAGCAAAACATTGAATTTGTGCGGAAGAAGAGAGACGAGGTGCCTTTTTCACCAAAAGATCAACAATCTGTAGAATCATTTCTCCAG CTAGAAAGGCACAGTGGCAATACTCCGTTTGCACAATATTATAAAAGCATCATCGACAAGGCTGCTTCTAGAAATTTGGCTCTATTTGAAAAG TTCTCTGAAGTAGAGAAAATCAAcaagaaaacacaaaagaaaacaaagcagCCTCAAAATGACAAGGTAACTCAAGGTGCCAATGGTAAACATTCAGAGAAAAGAAAAGCCAATGCGTCTATTAACGGTAGCAGACAAGGAAAGATGAGGAGAAAAGAAAAGTCTGAATCGTAA
- the LOC137734411 gene encoding uncharacterized protein → MNRVISRSQQNTSISIFNPPKNGCPRNPAPLEEKVEQFQDQDPYEAEETLSLCDLPTHSDSAHWEDFSKDYQSSSFDRYEDDDNFFEFVSEEFTSSTYPAEKDIIFCGKLIPYNKEAPNFAAEKCHQKTQKIKSQETVNKTKTKSFSFSKKKGFFWSWRSCSFRKITKPSNTAKTSKPKNPTSVSYRKCEVNKVSILSSTPSRSKWYLLMFQMARFPTEMELRDIKNRQSRRMPSTMFRSFDEGGDEKGNKGRSDSKSRAKGLWRLLRAVGCSSPHADAVVKAGLL, encoded by the coding sequence CTCAACAGAATACttccatttcaatttttaaccCACCAAAAAATGGTTGCCCTAGAAACCCAGCACCTCTGGAAGAAAAAGTAGAACAATTTCAAGACCAAGATCCCTACGAGGCAGAAGAAACCCTATCTCTCTGTGATCTTCCCACACACAGTGACTCGGCTCATTGGGAGGACTTCTCCAAAGATTACCAAAGCTCATCGTTCGACCGCTATGAAGACGATGACAACTTCTTCGAGTTCGTCAGCGAGGAGTTCACCTCCTCGACGTACCCAGCAGAGAAGGACATAATCTTTTGCGGAAAACTTATACCCTACAACAAAGAAGCACCAAACTTTGCAGCGGAGAAATGTCATCAGAAGACTCAGAAGATCAAGAGCCAAGAAACCGTAAACAAAACGAAAACGAAAAGCTTTAGCTTTTCGAAGAAAAAAGGGTTTTTTTGGTCGTGGAGATCTTGCTCTTTCCGCAAGATAACCAAACCCTCAAACACGGCCAAGACTTCGAAGCCGAAAAATCCCACATCGGTAAGTTACAGAAAGTGTGAGGTGAATAAAGTGTCTATACTTTCCAGCACGCCGTCGAGGTCCAAGTGGTATCTTTTGATGTTTCAAATGGCGAGGTTTCCGACGGAGATGGAGCTGAGGGACATAAAAAACCGGCAGAGCCGACGGATGCCGTCGACCATGTTTAGGTCATTTGATGAAGGCGGTGATGAGAAGGGTAATAAGGGAAGGAGTGATAGTAAAAGCAGGGCAAAGGGGTTGTGGAGGCTGTTGAGGGCGGTGGGGTGTAGCAGTCCACATGCAGACGCCGTCGTAAAGGCAGGACTTCTTTAG